In one Umezawaea sp. Da 62-37 genomic region, the following are encoded:
- a CDS encoding FtsK/SpoIIIE domain-containing protein, with protein sequence MSRRDERRRKVEDSFEEFRLAVAAALGNASRQHRELAEERARDMFEVMVRGGGIDRALDDPLLKKALAKEEFSSTVAQAMLDHVNAFRTWSERGPEELSSLVRSASPTAASWPHESWLGDAGTADGSSVPELWRIGSGVVRSAPEQRPFPVAVPLLDQSHLHISSTPDSRHQADGLVENLLLRVLSYFQPGLVHVHVWDVNQLTGSLPGLYPLTRAGLLTVHDPSRLHELLDELSDHIRRVHTSVLVDGHLSVRSVSGAGRRTEPWRIAVLFGNRNALKEEQQQQLQRVARNGLACGIVLVIVDIPVTVNSPIETVSLKADQTAACTMTGKHVTVTLDPPFPRTLVPRACAIIAEKREERRKRFGTFNDLLPEHLWMESSSAGVVAPVGYQDGEPVSLGLGDTSPHALIGGPSGSGKTNFLYALIGSLAARYSPDELELYVLDFKEGVSFAQFAPGRKDPSWLPHARLVGVNVNTDREFGVALLKFLADEMRRRADAAKQHEVTKLEQLRSEDPHGRWPRIVAVIDEFQYLFGERDQVTQQATQLLEDVARRGRSQGIHLVLCSQDVAGIEGFWGKSAIFEQFTVRVALPKARRVLAEPNNDAAVELPRWHAVVNHESGVRHGNEIARIPDSTSKGTFDYLQRDLFRRRGPELAEPILFDGSRVPALHGVHDFHMLRPGDVTPTVLLGQVIDVAGSAAKVRLARTPGRNIAVIGSLVQDASAVLGAAAISLGRQHHPAEATFTLCCLVDEAESAAQKLAKQLNTNGHTVDVVRMDGIRDLLNDTAKRLTATITGTASAPPQPHYLVLYAVDAAHTLLEQKDPGTRASALDSLRTVLKHGPENRTHVLGWWRGVQRLKSTLPPGVYDDIGAWVAFDVQGKELISFGPEQVMAWSPRPRRGLYFDRFEHSRPQVVIPFDTGEDIS encoded by the coding sequence GTGAGCAGACGCGACGAACGCCGCAGGAAGGTCGAGGACTCCTTCGAGGAGTTCCGGCTCGCCGTGGCCGCCGCACTGGGCAACGCGTCGCGCCAGCACCGCGAGCTGGCGGAGGAACGCGCCCGAGACATGTTCGAGGTGATGGTGCGCGGCGGCGGGATCGACCGCGCCCTCGACGACCCGCTGCTGAAGAAAGCGCTTGCCAAGGAGGAGTTCTCCTCCACCGTCGCGCAGGCGATGCTGGACCACGTCAACGCCTTCCGCACGTGGTCCGAGCGCGGCCCGGAGGAGCTGTCCTCGTTGGTGCGCAGCGCGTCGCCCACCGCGGCGTCGTGGCCGCACGAGTCGTGGCTCGGTGACGCGGGCACCGCGGACGGCAGCAGCGTGCCGGAGCTGTGGCGGATCGGCAGCGGCGTGGTGCGCAGCGCCCCCGAGCAGCGGCCGTTCCCGGTCGCGGTCCCGCTGCTCGACCAGTCGCACCTGCACATCTCCTCCACCCCGGACAGCCGACACCAGGCCGACGGGCTGGTGGAGAACCTGCTGCTGCGGGTGCTGAGCTACTTCCAGCCCGGCCTCGTCCACGTCCACGTGTGGGACGTCAACCAGCTCACCGGCTCCCTGCCGGGGCTCTACCCGTTGACCCGCGCGGGCCTGCTGACCGTGCACGACCCGTCACGGCTGCACGAGCTGCTCGACGAGCTGTCCGACCACATCCGCCGGGTGCACACCAGCGTGCTGGTCGACGGGCACCTGTCGGTGCGGTCGGTCAGCGGCGCCGGGCGGCGCACCGAGCCGTGGCGGATCGCGGTGCTGTTCGGCAACCGCAACGCGCTCAAGGAGGAGCAGCAGCAACAGCTGCAACGCGTGGCGCGCAACGGTTTGGCCTGCGGCATCGTGCTCGTCATCGTGGACATCCCGGTGACCGTGAACTCGCCGATCGAGACCGTGTCGCTGAAGGCGGACCAGACCGCCGCGTGCACGATGACCGGCAAGCACGTGACCGTGACCCTCGACCCGCCGTTCCCCCGCACGCTGGTGCCCAGGGCGTGCGCGATCATCGCGGAGAAGCGCGAGGAGCGCCGCAAGCGCTTCGGCACGTTCAACGACCTGCTGCCCGAGCACCTGTGGATGGAGAGCTCGTCAGCGGGCGTCGTGGCGCCCGTGGGGTACCAGGACGGCGAGCCGGTGTCGCTCGGGCTGGGCGACACGTCGCCGCACGCCCTCATCGGCGGGCCGAGCGGCTCGGGCAAGACGAACTTCCTCTACGCCCTGATCGGCAGCCTGGCCGCCCGGTACTCGCCGGACGAGCTGGAGCTGTACGTGCTGGACTTCAAGGAGGGCGTGTCGTTCGCGCAGTTCGCGCCGGGCCGCAAGGACCCCAGCTGGCTGCCGCACGCCCGCCTGGTCGGCGTGAACGTGAACACCGACCGCGAGTTCGGCGTGGCGCTGCTGAAGTTCCTGGCCGACGAGATGCGCAGGCGCGCGGACGCGGCGAAGCAGCACGAGGTCACCAAGCTGGAGCAGCTGCGCTCCGAGGACCCGCACGGCCGGTGGCCGCGGATCGTCGCGGTGATCGACGAGTTCCAGTACCTGTTCGGCGAACGCGACCAGGTCACCCAGCAGGCGACGCAGCTGCTGGAGGACGTGGCGCGGCGCGGCCGCTCGCAGGGCATCCACCTGGTGCTGTGCAGCCAGGACGTGGCCGGCATCGAGGGTTTTTGGGGCAAGTCCGCCATCTTCGAGCAGTTCACCGTCCGCGTCGCGCTGCCCAAGGCGCGCCGGGTGCTGGCCGAGCCGAACAACGACGCCGCCGTCGAACTGCCCCGGTGGCACGCCGTGGTCAACCACGAGTCCGGTGTGCGGCACGGCAACGAGATCGCGCGCATCCCCGACTCGACCAGCAAGGGCACCTTCGACTACCTGCAACGCGACCTGTTCCGACGGCGCGGCCCCGAACTCGCCGAGCCGATCCTGTTCGACGGCAGCCGGGTCCCCGCCCTGCACGGCGTCCACGACTTCCACATGCTGCGCCCCGGCGACGTCACGCCGACCGTGCTCCTGGGCCAGGTCATCGACGTCGCGGGCAGCGCCGCCAAGGTCCGCCTCGCCCGCACCCCCGGCCGCAACATCGCCGTCATCGGCTCCCTGGTCCAGGACGCGTCCGCCGTGCTCGGCGCGGCGGCGATCTCGCTGGGCAGGCAGCACCACCCCGCCGAGGCGACGTTCACCCTCTGCTGCCTGGTCGACGAGGCGGAGTCGGCCGCGCAGAAGCTCGCCAAGCAGCTCAACACCAACGGGCACACCGTGGACGTGGTCCGGATGGACGGCATCCGCGACCTGCTGAACGACACCGCGAAGCGGTTGACCGCCACCATCACCGGCACCGCGAGCGCACCCCCGCAACCCCACTACCTCGTGCTGTACGCCGTCGACGCCGCCCACACCCTGCTGGAGCAGAAGGATCCGGGCACACGGGCGTCCGCCCTGGACAGCCTGCGCACCGTCCTGAAGCACGGCCCCGAGAACCGCACCCACGTCCTCGGCTGGTGGCGCGGCGTGCAACGCCTCAAGAGCACCCTGCCCCCCGGCGTGTACGACGACATCGGCGCCTGGGTCGCCTTCGACGTCCAGGGCAAGGAACTGATCTCGTTCGGCCCCGAACAGGTCATGGCCTGGTCCCCACGACCACGACGCGGCCTGTACTTCGACCGCTTCGAGCACTCACGCCCACAGGTGGTCATTCCGTTCGACACGGGGGAGGACATCTCATGA
- a CDS encoding response regulator transcription factor: protein MTIRVLIADDQEMVRIGFRMILEHQPDIEVVADVPDGVSAVAKARELRPDVCLVDIRMPGIDGLEVTRQLTGPGVPDPVKVVVVTTFDLDEYVHSALGSGASGFLLKDAGPALLVEAVRAAVRGDALISPQITVRMLSHFTRSTGPAPDRPAEQLTERELDVVREVAKGSTNAEIGAALFLSLSTVKTHLASVQGKLGARNRVEIAAWAWRTGALS, encoded by the coding sequence ATGACGATTCGGGTCCTGATCGCTGACGACCAGGAGATGGTGCGGATCGGGTTCCGGATGATCCTGGAGCACCAGCCGGACATCGAGGTCGTCGCGGACGTGCCGGACGGCGTCTCCGCCGTGGCGAAGGCCCGCGAGCTGCGGCCGGACGTGTGCCTGGTGGACATCCGGATGCCCGGCATCGACGGCCTGGAGGTCACCCGGCAGCTCACCGGTCCCGGCGTGCCGGACCCGGTCAAGGTCGTCGTGGTGACCACGTTCGACCTGGACGAGTACGTGCACAGCGCGCTGGGGTCCGGGGCGAGCGGGTTCCTGCTGAAGGACGCGGGCCCGGCGCTGCTGGTCGAGGCCGTGCGCGCGGCGGTGCGCGGGGACGCGCTGATCAGCCCGCAGATCACCGTGCGGATGCTGTCGCACTTCACCCGGTCCACCGGCCCCGCGCCGGACCGCCCGGCCGAGCAGCTGACCGAGCGCGAGCTGGACGTGGTGCGCGAGGTCGCGAAGGGCTCCACCAACGCGGAGATCGGCGCGGCCCTGTTCCTGTCGCTGTCCACGGTGAAGACGCACCTCGCGTCGGTGCAGGGCAAGCTCGGCGCCCGCAACCGCGTGGAGATCGCGGCTTGGGCTTGGCGCACCGGCGCGCTCTCCTGA
- a CDS encoding histidine kinase, with the protein MDGLLTRTRTWTHGLWPAAGLFTVVLAFELALFRYQGYRALTAWAPTVLTCLFAVLSVRKPVAAACAAAASVLLTTFWSGLLGASTLAYFSPLSPAETLACMVITAVVVRQSPGEQSAVAVALMVAAAVHASIARDTTPTYDVFTPSDVFSTAMLLALAIGAGLYFRARDADRERSLHVAVSAAQQQERIALARELHDVVAHHVTGIVVQAQAALTVADADPLAAHRLLPGIARSGSDALTAMRRLVGTLRDEGSRVGAAEVATTDLDADLRAAVAQARDVGTPVELRMDLPGPVPPEVARSILRLVQESLTNVQKHAASATEVAVELSEEDGRVRLLVRDDGPGAPVEPVGGSGGYGLIGMRERVEMLGGAFSAGPTGVRGWRVLAELPVEGGAR; encoded by the coding sequence GTGGACGGACTGCTGACTCGCACAAGGACCTGGACCCACGGGCTCTGGCCCGCGGCCGGGCTGTTCACCGTCGTGCTGGCCTTCGAACTGGCCCTCTTCCGCTACCAGGGCTACCGGGCGCTCACCGCCTGGGCTCCCACCGTCCTCACCTGCCTCTTCGCCGTCCTCTCCGTCCGCAAACCGGTCGCCGCCGCCTGCGCAGCCGCCGCGTCCGTCCTCCTCACCACCTTCTGGTCCGGCCTGCTCGGCGCCTCCACGCTCGCGTACTTCAGCCCCCTGTCCCCCGCCGAGACGCTCGCTTGCATGGTCATCACCGCCGTGGTGGTCCGCCAGTCCCCCGGCGAGCAGTCCGCGGTCGCGGTGGCCCTCATGGTCGCCGCCGCCGTCCACGCCTCGATCGCCCGCGACACCACGCCGACCTACGACGTGTTCACCCCGTCCGACGTCTTCTCCACCGCCATGCTGCTGGCGCTGGCCATCGGAGCGGGCCTGTACTTCCGGGCTCGCGACGCCGACCGCGAGCGGTCGCTCCACGTCGCCGTCTCGGCCGCCCAGCAGCAGGAGCGGATCGCGCTCGCCCGCGAGCTGCACGACGTGGTCGCCCACCACGTGACCGGCATCGTCGTCCAGGCGCAGGCCGCGCTGACCGTCGCGGACGCCGACCCGCTCGCCGCGCACCGCCTGCTGCCCGGCATCGCGCGCAGCGGCAGCGACGCGCTGACGGCGATGCGGCGGCTGGTCGGGACGCTGCGCGACGAGGGTTCGCGGGTCGGTGCGGCGGAGGTCGCGACGACGGACCTCGACGCGGACCTGCGGGCCGCGGTGGCGCAGGCGCGGGACGTCGGCACACCGGTGGAGCTGCGGATGGACCTGCCGGGGCCGGTGCCGCCCGAGGTGGCGCGGTCGATCCTGCGGCTGGTGCAGGAATCGCTGACGAACGTGCAGAAGCACGCGGCCAGCGCCACCGAGGTGGCCGTCGAGCTGTCCGAGGAGGACGGTCGGGTCCGGCTGCTGGTCCGCGACGACGGTCCCGGTGCGCCCGTCGAGCCGGTCGGGGGTTCGGGCGGCTACGGTCTGATCGGCATGCGGGAACGGGTGGAGATGCTCGGCGGCGCGTTCTCGGCCGGGCCCACCGGGGTCCGCGGCTGGCGGGTGCTGGCCGAACTGCCGGTCGAGGGGGGCGCGCGATGA
- a CDS encoding GNAT family N-acetyltransferase: protein MRALHSPDAVADATPDLLPRWASQALLAAHPAPGGAAWEHGGAVGVLAPGLNRRERLVLAGPPEGIAAILHDQARAHGPDLNPLVPDELAAPVTALVPDVVAWAGFGWMESTGPLPSAPGVRWLRDGELDQAEALLRKVNPNAYVVPREPGARRWAGAHVDGELVAVGADAWSAPHVGFVAGVVTHPDFRRRGLSKALCSFVVHALLAEHPACALMVDRENDAAITVYRGLGFRYRGVTILLPAEVAAARPPRRR, encoded by the coding sequence ATGCGCGCCCTACACTCCCCTGACGCCGTAGCCGACGCGACCCCCGACCTGTTGCCCCGTTGGGCCTCCCAGGCGCTGTTGGCGGCCCATCCGGCGCCCGGAGGGGCCGCGTGGGAGCACGGCGGCGCGGTGGGCGTGCTGGCGCCGGGCCTGAACCGCCGGGAACGACTCGTGCTCGCCGGTCCGCCCGAGGGGATCGCCGCGATCCTGCACGACCAGGCGCGCGCCCACGGCCCCGACCTGAACCCGCTGGTACCCGACGAGCTCGCCGCCCCCGTCACGGCACTGGTGCCGGACGTGGTGGCGTGGGCGGGCTTCGGCTGGATGGAGAGCACCGGCCCGCTGCCCTCGGCGCCGGGGGTGCGCTGGCTGCGCGACGGCGAGCTGGACCAGGCGGAAGCACTGCTGCGCAAGGTGAACCCGAACGCCTACGTCGTACCGCGCGAACCCGGCGCCCGCCGCTGGGCAGGCGCGCACGTCGACGGCGAACTGGTCGCGGTGGGCGCGGACGCGTGGAGCGCGCCGCACGTCGGGTTCGTCGCAGGCGTGGTGACGCACCCGGACTTCCGCAGGCGCGGGCTCTCGAAGGCGTTGTGCTCCTTCGTGGTGCACGCGCTGCTGGCCGAGCACCCGGCGTGCGCCCTGATGGTCGACCGGGAGAACGACGCGGCCATCACCGTCTACCGCGGGCTGGGCTTCCGGTACCGGGGCGTGACGATCCTGCTCCCCGCCGAGGTCGCGGCCGCGCGCCCGCCACGACGGCGATAG